The DNA window CTTGTGGCCACAATCAGAATTACAACAACAAGGCGGAACAGGCATGTGATGGTCGGAGCCTCAAACTCCTGCAATCAGCTCCGTTTCAAGAATGTTCTTTTGTTCAGGGGGAATCTGAAGACCCTCTGCTGCACTTCTCTGAGAGGTCAGTGTTTCTGGTGGCAAGGCAGGTTGCAGCTGGCCTGGTAAGCATCTGGCTAAAATAGGTTTGGTTTGCAAAAACCCATTAGAAATGAAATTAGAATCAGATTACAGATTCTGCTGTTCCCCTCTCAGGATCACCTGATGTCAGACCACAGGCTGGTTCACGGTGATGTGGCTGCCAGGAACATTTTGATTGGCCCAGACCTCTCAGCCCGGGTCGCTGGGCTGGGTCTGGCCTTCGGGGCTCGGAACCCCGGTTCTGCCGCCCGGCGGAGGGCAGCAGAGGTGCCACTGAAATGGCAGGCGCCAGAGAGGATCATGATGCAGCTGAGCATTGACAGGAGCGACGTGTGAGGatgagataaacacacacacacacacacacacacacacacacacacagacagagctgCTGTCTAAATAtgaactgtttttgttgtttttgaaggTGGTCGTTTGGAATCTTACTGTACGAACTGATTACTTTGGGTAAAGTTGACTTTGACCAGACTCACATTTCTTCCTTCGGTCCAGTTTATGAAAAGACTTTAAGAAGTTTGAGATACTTCCTGTGGGAATTCTGAGCCTCCGTGTGTTTGCGTCAGGCTCTGCTCCGTACCCTGAGCTGGACCCTCAGTCGGTGCTGCCGAAGCTCCAGAGGTCCTATAGGATGAAGAGACCGTACGACTGCGGGGGCCCGTTGTAAGACCACACCAAACGCTGGTGTCATGCTGGTGCTGAATCTACCTGAGCTGTGAGTGTAGAAACGAACTGCTTCTCTTTTTAAGGTACGATCTGATGAGATACTGCTGGATGTGGAGTTTTAAAGACCGGCCGGCCTTCTCCGCCATCATAAAGCTCCTGGACTCTTCGCTGCATTTGGCGGCTACTGAAGCCATTTGTGCTCCAGAGCTGGAGGTGTCGGAGTACAACCGCCAGGCAGGACTGGCGCCATAACCCCCCCTAGCCTGTCGGCCACAGTCACGCCCGATAATCATCACCATAAAGTGGAAAAAGAGTCCAATAAAAAAGGCTGCTTTAAATGACTTTGTCTTCATTCATTGAAATAATTCAATGAGATTTAAACTCGACCAAATTCAACCCATAAAAACAGTCAAATCCCAGTTTTTGTGGGAATGGGCGTGTTTCTCACTCACCCTTGGTCAGTTCCAGAGGTCACCCCCAGAGGTCGGACAGCCGGAGGCGGAGCCGAGGCGACGGCGCTTGATCTCCATCATTCCACTGGATCTAGTTAGGTGTTACTGTGGTTGGTCATTTTCTAAAGGAATACTCTTCTAAATATTCCAGAATTGTTTTCTTCTGAGGAACAAAAAGTATAAATGCAGATTGTGTCCAAACTTTATTGACAGAATcataaaacagaaaagatgaAGCTCATATACACGCAGACAACAAATAAAGAGACAGCAgcagttttcctgttttactcTGAATATTAATGTTTGCTGTACACACAGTAGAACAGAAGATCCTCTCTGTTGGAACACAGTCAGTTTACTTAAAAATATAGTTATTCATTTATTAacgcaaaaaaaacaacaaccatggaaataaaaaaaataaggacGTTTCATTATCATACAAGCTTATGAAGCAGTAAACATGTAAATTCTAAGAGCAAATTCATTACATTTAACCGTCTCGCTGCGTTTTTGAAAGTATTTACATGGACACTGAATGCAACACAGAAATAAACTGTTCCCGATCACGATCCAGGAGTTCCGTTCCCAGGAATGTTTAAGCCACCTCCACAACTTCATTAAAGGAGTGAGACGTTTGGAGCAATACTGTCAGCTGTCATACTGtaggagtgtgtttgtgtgtgtgagggtgtgtgtgagggaaaaaCAATGCCCCACTTCTTCATGGACCTCACGGACCACCTGGGTCCATCAGAGGACCAAGCTCTCGTGCATTTCAACACCGCCGAGGGGAGGGGCCTGCTGAGACGAGCGTCGGCACGGCAACTCTGACCTATGCAGAGGGGAAACGCACAGATTATATCCTTGCTTTTGTTACTGccgcccaccaccagggggtgcTGCTGTGGATCATTCATGTTGGGGTCGATCAGAAATAAAACGTTTAATTGGAATTTACCAAGAGAAACACGTCAAGTCCACAGGAAGTCCACGCAGCATCACATGATGGAACAAACGCCGGTCTGCAGAGGTTTGCCATTCCGCGTTTTACCGtacctgaagggaaaaaaaggggtcGTTTAGCCTCCACCTCATAAACGGAAGTAAAGAAGCTCAGGCGAAGCTTGGACAAACCCGTTGAGGTTGGCGGGCTCTGAGTGGTAGACGTGCTTGCCCTGCTCGGCGATGGTGGGCGCGTGGTGGGCGACCAGGTGGCTCTGCGCGGCCTTCAGAGGGTGGTAGTTGCTCTTCAGGTCCACCTGGTTCGCGACCAAGGGCAGCAGATTCGTGCCGGCTATTTTCTCGCCATTTTCCACCACTTTTGGAGCGAGATTCCTGCCGTTTTTTTCCAAGGAGGAGGTGTCGGTCACCTTGATGTCGGGGATGCTGACCTTCTTCAGGACCAGGTCGGAATGAGCCAACTGCATCTTCTTCATGTGGTTGATGGCTACAGTAGCATTAAAGGCTTGCTGGCAACAGACACAGAAGACGGAAAATCAGGTTATGATGGTTTCTTAAGGTTCTCGTGACTTCTGGGATTCTAAATCAGAGGAAATGCTGATTCTCCCTCTCTATTCAGATGATGCTGTTCCTCCGCTGCGCTCACTAAAATCATTATTTAGGTCCGTTTGTCCACTCAGGGCTACTGTAGAACTGAGGAAGACGTCCGTTTGAGGTGACAGAAAATGGAAAGTGTTCTGAATCTGTTGTTCAGATTCATGTTTAAGAGTCATTTTTACTGCTGGACAATCAAGGGCGCCGAGTTCTGCCCTGCGTCAGCCGTGATTGTCTGTGATTACAGAACACTATCTTATTAAAACTGCTCTTAATCAGGACGGATTAAGGTGGAGTCTTGATTAATCTGCCAGAAACTTTAGATCCTTAACAAGATTACGGGACCGAGGCCAAGAACTCGGCGGTCACTGACCTTCCACTTAGTCTTGGCAAAGTTCTTCTGGATCTGAACGCTGACGGAGTAATAGATGTCCTGGCTGCGGGCCGTCTTTCCGATGATCCTGGAAAttgcacaacacaacagaaagcTTACATTTATTTCAGGGCGGCGGTAAATCCCAAAGCCTTTACGTGATTGGACTGCGGGCGCCTAAATGACCGAGTGTTGTGTCACGATCTGCTACTGTTCCCACTATCTGCTGCCCCCACTGCATGGAAACATCGACGGCCCTCACCAGGGGTGTCGGAGCGCCTGTTCGGGGCTGTAGCGCATGCTGGGGTTCTTCTGCATCATGTTGCGGATGAAATCTTTAGCTGCAGATGGAAAGCACACGCGTGAGCGCCCGAAGCGTCGTTCTCAGAGGAAATGCTGCCGCCCGGCTCGTTACCAGATTCAGAAATGTCGTCCCAAAAGGGCGAGTCGAACTCGTACTGCGCCTTCATGATCTTGGAGAAGAGTCTGGACTCGCTCTCTTCGTAAAAAGGCGGGTATCCGCAGAGGCTGCGACATTTGATGACATCCCGCGTTAGCAAACAGGTTCCAGAGGATCCCAAACAAGCCGAGCGGGCGCTCTGATACTCACAGGATGTAAGTGATGACCCCGATGGACCAGCAGTCCACCGCTTTGCTGTAGGGTTTCTGCGCCAGAACCTCGGGAGCtgaaggtgaagatgatgatcaGCAAAGGCAGAGACAGGGACACAGACGTGTGCGTCCAGGATAAAGACGTCACAACGGAACGCGGCGGCGTCTCTCCTTACCCACATATCCAGGGGTTCCACACGCCGTGGACATGATGTCATTGTCCACCATCTTGGACAAGCCAAAATCGCTGATCATGATTTTGGAGTTCTTGTCCTGGCTGTAGTACAGGATGTTCTcgggctgcacacacacacacacacacacagggattcCATCACCACCACTTCGCCACTTCATGCTCAATCAACTAAAGTCACTGGATTATTCGGAGAAGAGGATCGGTGCATTTACCTTGAGGTCCCGGTGCACAATGCCGTTTTGGTGCAGGTAGCTAacggcctccaggacctgctggatcACACAGCTGGCGTCCTTCTCAGAGTACACGCCTCGGTCCAGGATACGGTCAAAGAGCTCGCCGCCAGAAACACTGAAACCAGAAACTGGGGTTTGATTTTTATCCCCTGGATGATGTTAGaatgagatgatgaagatgaaacactCACAGCTGCATGATCAGATAGTAATGGGTCCGACTCTCGTAGAACTCCTCCATCCCCACAACGTTCTCGTGCTTGATTCTGTAAAGAAAGGGCTGATTTTACTGCCCGTCTCACAGAAACATGTCcgtcaaaacagaaaaaaaaacaaaccttctcAGCACAGCGATCTCGTTCTCCAGGTTGAGAtctctcttctgtttcttcttcacacACTTCATGGCAAACATCTTTCccgtcttcttctccttcaccaTGTACACCTCTGAGAAGGCACCTCTGTTAAACAACAGACAACCAACACAAAGAGCTGTGATTTGAACCATTTCAAGGATAAAAATAAGATGGAGCAGTTCAATGCACCCAAACGCcccgggggaagggggggggggtgttttggcTAAACAGTCAGGCCTCGCATGTATGTCCCTGCATCTTCATCCCGGTCTGGGAATAGATGTTCTACCCAGAAGATTAGCCACATTATCCCTGACGTCATGGAataggtggtggcctgaggacTGGAGGCGCGCAGGTCAAACTGAGCATGTGCGGCTGGGAACAGTTACAGGTCAGGCGGGAGCCAGACATGGTCACCACGACCCTGACCCCCGTCTGGacactggagctgcaggagaattgATTCATTCACAGCTCTTTAGAAACACTAACTCCTCACAGCTTAAACTCCTCACAGCTTAAACACTCATCAGTGAACATCAAAattttgttggtgtttttagGCTTTGCAGCCAGGTGAGATCCAGGTTAGTAGATGCTGTTCTGTTTCAACATGTGTTGAAAACATCTGTAATCTTCATATACAGTACTTGATCAGGAAAAACCTTAACATCCCATTGCTCTTCAGACGTCTCCTTGGTGACCACAGCTCATTTAAATCCTTAAGATCTCCTTGAAGCTTATTGCAGTGCTCCAGAGAAGTCATCAATCACACAAGTGGAACCTTCTGCTGATGCACAAGCTCTCTGGAAACGCACGTAATTGTTGCTCTGAGTAataaatgatgatgaggataaTTCTGAGCTTTGAGTCCCACCTAACCCCTGAAGAGGCAGCTTCCGCTCACATGTTTACAGGACTGTGATGAGGCCCAGTGGGGGGGCTGCACTGCTGTGATCTCCTGTCCCTCATGGATTCTAGCCTTTGTAGTTGCAGAAACCAGGATGGAAAAAGTAAACCTGGGAGTCAACAAACAGCTCACCAGCAAGAAAGAAGGTCACACAGGGGCTCATTTTCTATTTCtcggggtgggggagggggtaaAAGGTGCAGATGTTTCCATGTCCTTTACTCAGCCTGCTGACGTCTCACTGTTGGACTCTGCTCTGCATCCTGACACTTAGAGCGCTCAAATACCTGCTAATTACCATCGCTAGCGTCACAGAAATTAGGCCAGGACAAGAGGGCAATCAAGTGcttgggtgcgtgtgtgtgtgtgtgtgtgtgtgtgtgttgtgtgtgtgtgtgtgtgtgtgcgcgcgcgtgagAGAGAGATATCATGCACTATTTATTGTTCCTCTAGTAAGCATCAATAGTGTCGTTTACTTTAGTCATAtaagaaataaacacaaacataacGTTGATCTTCTCATGCTTGAGCTGCACTAAAAACCTGGGAGGAACTCATGAATGCATGAAATGAAAGAATCCACTTCTAAATGAGAAAGGAAACATTCTGAAAACTCATGAAAGTGTCACTGAATGACCCAGAATCCTGGAGTCAACGGACAGAACCAGGCCAGACGGAAGAAACTTCCCTCTCCAGAACCTCTCAATCAAACACATGAGAACATTGTGAATGATtccagcaaaaataaataaaccgtGTTCAGCCCtccaaaagcaacatttcattttccactCATTGCAACATGAcctgtgatttttgttttggagatgacatcacttcctgtcttttctctcctcataTGTCCTGTTAGCCACCATGAACCCATGTTGCCATGACATTACTGCACACAAGTATAAATGAATATTGCTGAAATATATGTGTGGTGCTGTGGTACTCTATATGTGGGGGAATTTCCTGCCGAGGCTCCGGCCACAACCCAGTAAACAATATGGGTGCAGTCATTTTCTATGAGGCTCATTTCTAAGCAAtatcactgtgaaattttgtcTGTGCAGTTTTGTTTATTGGTTTTAAGTTAAGAAGAACTTTAGAAGAAATCATGTTGCTTTTTGCTATGAATGAGCCGTTAAGCCGACTGCAACCATCCAGGACATCCTGCAACCACCAGAGCGTCGCGTTACCTAAGAGTCAGATTCCCCGTGTGAATCCAATCAAAGCTGTAATCTGTCCTGCAGGCTGAGCTGGTTGTGAGGTAAGACGCCAAGACCGAGGCACAAGCAAGCAAACGTCCAGCCAAGAACGACAGGAATTCTGTTCAATATTCATTTAACAACTGCGGTCGCGTCTCTCGGGGACGTTTGTCACTGGGACTCTTGGATGGTTTGATCTCAAATTCAGCTGAgctgaagaagcagagaaaagtgTACTCACGATCCCAGCTCCTCCAATATGTCAAAGACCTCCTGGATGTCCTCTGTGGTCTTCTTCCACACGTGATCGGCCTCCTGGCGACCCATGTCTGCAGACGTCTGAGCAGCAACTTCTCCTCACAGCTGCCGGGACAAAGACAAAGGGGAGCGATGTCAACAGCACCAGAGCTGACAATGGTCCTAATGCACTAATCCAGGCTCATCATCCAGACTCcttcatcatcataatcatcaagACCTTCAGGATTACTGAGCAGCCATGAGAAAGCACGCGCTGGCTGTGCCGCTCAGACTGTCTGCAGCCGGACAAGCAGACGACTCAGACAATAATCCCAGAGATGTGAAGGTGCTGCAGCACCAGGACGGGTCAGGAGGAGCCGTCAGACTGAAAAATAATCTGAAGGGTAATCAATGGAAATCCAGAGCACTGTTGGATAAAGAGTCCCTTAAAGCCTTCACTGACACCCGCTAAACTCTTGCACCTTTAACTAGATTCTTCCTTGACTGACTTATCCAATAAAAgtgaagaagcagagaaggaTTAACCTTAAAGCAGCGGGTCACCCAGTTGGGATTCCTGGCCTCGTTTCCATTATATAAGATGAGCGGTAACACTTGAGCTGCACAGCTTAAATAACAACAgatcttccttcatttcttatGAAACCTCCTCCATCCTGTTAAAAGCCCCCCAGGAAAGAACAGCGGTTTGTTTCATCCATACACATGAGAGAAATGATGCTTCACTTCCAGATGCAGATGCTTTAACATGCTCACTGTAACACAAAGCAGCTGAGTTCTGGAGGCACCACAGGCGCAAAAGAAACGGAAACACAGACAGAGTGCAGCTCCAGAGTCTGGACGAGCTCCCCCAGCTTCAAAAACACTCCGCAGCTCCACACATCAAAGAAAGGACGTTCTAGaagcattcattcattcactgaCAGTCGGAGACTCACCGAGAGATCGTTCCAGCTCAGCTTTGGCTCCGCAGCCTGCAGTTGTCACCGAGGTCTGCAGAGATTAACTTGACCGGGACTTTGTGGAGATCAGGCtcctggtgggaggagccaacAGTCCCCCGGGCGCTAATTCACAC is part of the Takifugu flavidus isolate HTHZ2018 chromosome 8, ASM371156v2, whole genome shotgun sequence genome and encodes:
- the si:ch73-206d17.1 gene encoding tyrosine-protein kinase STYK1 isoform X3, translating into MCSLTGVSLHKNKERVRSAAANFRNDQRAASMTEAGSGILKAQALLKSWELPEECVIEGLEFWKTGHYGPICKGQLKNRNGSSSAVVVKSLRDNSDQCEVQEFVDWILFHATVCKHENVVQMLFCQTKAQPFSLILDAYSPGNLLSFLWMLRNGESEDPLLHFSERSVFLVARQVAAGLDHLMSDHRLVHGDVAARNILIGPDLSARVAGLGLAFGARNPGSAARRRAAEVPLKWQAPERIMMQLSIDRSDVWSFGILLYELITLGSAPYPELDPQSVLPKLQRSYRMKRPYDCGGPLYDLMRYCWMWSFKDRPAFSAIIKLLDSSLHLAATEAICAPELEVSEYNRQAGLAP
- the camk1gb gene encoding calcium/calmodulin-dependent protein kinase IGb, encoding MGRQEADHVWKKTTEDIQEVFDILEELGSGAFSEVYMVKEKKTGKMFAMKCVKKKQKRDLNLENEIAVLRRIKHENVVGMEEFYESRTHYYLIMQLVSGGELFDRILDRGVYSEKDASCVIQQVLEAVSYLHQNGIVHRDLKPENILYYSQDKNSKIMISDFGLSKMVDNDIMSTACGTPGYVAPEVLAQKPYSKAVDCWSIGVITYILLCGYPPFYEESESRLFSKIMKAQYEFDSPFWDDISESAKDFIRNMMQKNPSMRYSPEQALRHPWIIGKTARSQDIYYSVSVQIQKNFAKTKWKQAFNATVAINHMKKMQLAHSDLVLKKVSIPDIKVTDTSSLEKNGRNLAPKVVENGEKIAGTNLLPLVANQVDLKSNYHPLKAAQSHLVAHHAPTIAEQGKHVYHSEPANLNGYGKTRNGKPLQTGVCSIM
- the si:ch73-206d17.1 gene encoding tyrosine-protein kinase STYK1 isoform X2 codes for the protein MAADPRGCGNNTLLSCYEESSRPLAVIVIPCLLTLSTVLVVALIFYSLHKNKERVRSAAANFRNDQRAASMTEAGSGILKAQALLKSWELPEECVIEGLEFWKTGHYGPICKGQLKNRNGSSSAVVVKSLRDNSDQCEVQEFVDWILFHATVCKHENVVQMLFCQTKAQPFSLILDAYSPGNLLSFLWMLRNGESEDPLLHFSERSVFLVARQVAAGLDHLMSDHRLVHGDVAARNILIGPDLSARVAGLGLAFGARNPGSAARRRAAEVPLKWQAPERIMMQLSIDRSDVWSFGILLYELITLGSAPYPELDPQSVLPKLQRSYRMKRPYDCGGPLYDLMRYCWMWSFKDRPAFSAIIKLLDSSLHLAATEAICAPELEVSEYNRQAGLAP